AGCTGAATTGATTTATGCTTGCACAGCAAGTATTACATGTTTCAAAGCAACACACCCTACTAAGTAGGGCCAGGGGCATGctatggaaataaaataaaattctaaCAATGtgagttttgagaatttggtattgaatcaattaatAATACCGTAACTGATAATCATTTTTATTCTCATTGATTGTCTGCCTGatcttgtattgatattgtaaagagaaattctgtcttgatcactgaccagaattaaagggttgaagaacacaacacattttTACCCTCAGGCACACTTACCTTTAAGGATGCCATGCAATTTGCTgacaaatttaaagtttttagaTGAAAGTTTCCATTGAGAGAATTCCCTGtgggtaaagaaaaaaataattattcatgtGATTTACTGTAcatgaaaagcaaaatgttatGCATGCAATTTACTGTACATGAAAAGCATAATTTCTCAATATGAATAAGAAGACATGGAGGTAAAAAATAATTGCGCAGAAACATCAAATTTCAATTACTTCTCACCAATTTCTGTAATCCTATTTCCTGCCAAGTTCAGATCAAGAAAATAGAGAAGCTTCTCTAAGCcctggacaaaaaaaaaaatacagtcatgtaacttgtttttttttctgaagcatcACAGCAGCCCAGAATCTTAAAtccttgaatctgattggttaaaccTTGGTCTGCAACTTTTTTCTGCACCATTCAattaacaaaatattaaaaagcaaaccagaagaaataaataaataagttatcTACTGGCCTAGGTCAGTCTGTTTGGGATAAAACTGAGGCCTTGGTCTTGAGTACAACCCTCTGCATTTGGCCTCAGgctttacttaaccctttaactcccatgatctcattagcaattctccttatgGTCTctcatacagttcttgtgatgttagtttggagaattggtattagatcaacttataatccccttgctgatatatatatttttttaattctcatcacttgtctgctcaatattgtattgatattgtaaggagaaattctgtcttggttattcatgggagttacagggttaagacCTGAGGTCCAgttatttctcataattttttatGGACTCCCTCCACAAGTATATAACATGTATTTACTGAAAAATAACTAATCAATACATGTGCATCAGTCAGACTTATAACAGAGACAGAGAGTGTAAAATAAGTTTATGTTATgctgcaaagaaagaaaaactgttaATTTGAGTTTGTATTATGTATGggagaaaggaaaaattctgagctCCAACACAACTCAAAAGCAAGACTATACGTGCATTGCCTCTTTTCATGTGTCCCTCAGATAACAGAACTCCCTAAATTCATACCTCAATTGCAATGATATTGTTGTTGTTCAGCCATAAAACACTCAGCTGTTCCAGGTGAGAAATATTCTCAATCTTTTTAATCTTGTTGTTGTATAAGAACTGCTTTTTCAACTTCTTACAGCCATCAAGGCCAGAGATAGCCTGTAAAGTAGAAATCCATATTAATCATATATAACAGTACCATAATTATAATTTCCTAAATTGTGATTGGTGAGTTAACTGCCTTCTTTTTCACAAGTTATTCTGCACagctgtaatcagacagttggctgtaatctgacagttgaagcagccaatcacaCTAAGTCAACTCAGCTGAATCCACCGATCACAAAATTTATCACAATAACCATACTGACAACCACTTaaccttacaaaaaaaaaattggagaatttccaaaatggaggaatttttacTTTAGTCATTGTGTCTACCaaagatgtttgtcctaaatgtaccTTGCTTTCAATGTGTGACTTTGTAGCTCAATTGGTGGTTTCTGGGAGGCACAAGTTTGAATCCTGTAGAAGCCTGAATCTTTATTTAGGCTTCTTTTCTACAATTACTTAAATTACAGCTTACCTGCTAGGATCATGGATTGGGGACCTTAAGCAGCCAGGACAGCAACATGGAGGAAGACATTGATCAAAACATTGACATTCATATTTTTGGTTAGAATTTTGCAGATGGCTGGATGTGTTTGCCATCTCTCACAGCACCACACCTCAACCTCATCATAATATATGTGACCATCATTGACTTCCAATTTGAAACTTTAAGAATTTGCTTTAGGTTTTTCCAATCTTAGACCTCACAAATTTTGgcaatttcatgtttttttctttttaatagaGGCATTGTTTGCTTAAGTTCTCCATTAATATTTGAGAATTCAACCTTGACTTGTACTTACAGTTATCTTGCTTTCAGACACACATAACTCTGTAAGATTTGGCAAACAGTCCAGATTCTCCAGCATTGTAATCTGTTGTCCCATCAGagttaaattttgaagatctgGGAAGTTCTCCATACCAATAATCTTGGGAAATCCAGAGAAGAACATCTCCAGGCTAGCAACATTCTTTCCTGCTCCTTTCTGAagcttttcaaatttgatcCCATTTACTGTGCactatatgaaaaaaaaagagaattgctTATTAACCAATTCACTCCCAGCAATGACCAAGACATACTTTCTCCTGACAGCACTGGTACAATTTCATGCAGATAAGTattgagaatatagaaaaatatcctTCAGGAGATAACCAAATGTTTGATCCAAGAATCAATTCTTAGAACTAAAACTATGAGCAGTGTGTGGCAgaaaataaggagaattacttgagagatcttgggattgaaagggttaagaaaaagCTTATTTCAAATCAAGGTTTGATAGAGATTCTACTTTGTATTGTGAAAGTGCCAAATGACACCCTTCAGCATGAGGGAAAGCTGAGTAATCTGCATCATACTCCAAGCTACATTTTACAGCACAATATAGCAGAAATAGGAAATGTAAATGAAGGTGATCTTCATTACTAaaaagtagtagtgaaaataaggcctgaaaaaaattcaggactGTACAGGATGTGAACCCATGACCTGTGTGACACCCGTGCAGTGAATTTtcttcaggccttatttccactATTACTTAAGTAGCATTTATAACtacaaagattgctttcatattcatttcttcagtgCAGTTCAAATAATTCTatgattttaatatatttacagtcagaAATAGGAAAGtagtaataatgatgacaataattatgatatttaATGAGGGAACCTAACTTGCCGAGGCATTTTTCAGTGGGACCCTCCATGACTAATTAATTGCCCAGTTGgttataaaatgaaacaaatatgaacaaaaagTAACATATATTCCTGATACataaagagagagaaaatgtttttcgaaatgaaaatgaattgaatatCAAAGTAGAAATTACTTAAAATTAGTTAAACccatttaaaaaagtttttattttttctttaaaaatggaTTAAAACTTTATTCCTTTCAAATCAATCAGAAGGCTGTTCCAGTCTTTGGCAGCTTGGTCAGCAAAATTCTTTGAAGGAAACATCTTTACAGATTATAAGAAATTCTCCACATACCATGTAACATAAGTTTGCCCATTGCTGTGCTGTTATAATTTTTGAACACATGGACATACTGGTATCTTGTTTTGTGAAAtgaagttttgaaatattttgaaataacataCACCTCAATGCAGCACAGTACCAGTGCTACcaaaaatagattaaaaaagATTGGTTCTAATCTGTAAgcaataattttaattattgttcTGAGAAACAATACATCCTGAAgacaagaaaaaacatttgcactacagaaaaaaggtttttggtACATATACATAAATGAAGAATAAAACCACAAAGAAGttcaagaaaatttacaaaaaagcaattatttcaaaataatgttatttataaacaaaaccttttttttaaagtggtTTGCATGATCAAAATAGAATGCTTTTGTTCTTTAATAAGTGCCCTAAAACATGTCCACTGAATGGATATTTAGTTGTATATCATGCTGACAATAATATCAGCAAgaaattaaacattcatttatcTCACCACAATTAAACGTATTTTTGAAGGTATGATCTGTGCTTCATTGTGGGACTTTCAAACAAAGGACAGTAACATGGAACTGAATGGAAAAACCAAGTGCAGTAATTATATGCAGATAAAATGATTTGATGAAACTGTCATCATGATGTTTCCACAGTTCTCCTCTTCAGGTTTACATCTTGTAATAATCTCTTACTACTGCctaaaattgcttgaaattcttgaaaattcaacactcagttggtttgaaatgtttttttatccGTCATTCTCAAAGTAAGGGAGAACAGTGTGTTTCATATTTGTAGTGGAATCAAAACATTGAACAAAGGGAAATTTAAATTAAGCTACTGTTCTAAGGAGTAGAGTTTACAATTATGTATTTTGTATTGATAATTTACTTTTAACAGAAACAATACaatgcattaaccctttaactcccagatcaaatttgtcattctccttactgtcaaccatacgattcttataatgttaggtcggagaattaagtattggatcaacttattatccccaaatttatatttttcttcattctcatcacttgtctgattgatactgtaatgatattgtaaggagaaactctgtcttggtcactcatgagagttacagggttaaacaGAGATACAAAATAGTTTTTCCCCAAGTATACTTACTGCCACAATCAAGTCTTTACTCAAGAGAAATCAGAAGCTAAttactcttaggagtcaaaggataaaagaaagatgttattaattgatcacaaaagagaaaagaaaaaagcaaagtCTCCTATGACAAAAAACCTCAGAATTCTAGATTTTGTTTTGTAGTGTTCTACCTCTGAGCTATAGAGACCCTCCTGGTGAACTAGGCTACTACCAACTTCAAATGATGTGACAGGTGTTCTACCACAATGTTGACAGCGTTATGTGGCAATATACAAATCACAAATTTCTCTATTAGTTCTATAATTGTCAACCAATGAATAATATCTTGCCTTCTCAATAACAGAGCTCATAATTTACCACCTCTGTGAGAGTCTGTTATCTAATTActccttacaaaatcacccACAAATCACACGTTAAGGCCACAAGACTAAAGGAATGATttccaagaaaagaaagtcttgatttttcaacaaattctcctaattaGCACCtcaaaaaaatgtatgaaaaacagtatagagaatatgctcactgatattggggtgtaaaagtttatttcatttttgggTCTCATTTTATTTGTGCATAGCATGAGTGCAGTGatgctaaacaaaataaaatcagttACCAGTTCATGAAGTTGacatttgtttttggtcttttttGCTCCTTTACTGCTTGCCTGAATTGCCTGTTTCTTTcccaaagaacaaaacaaaacaaaacaaaaaatacccAATCACATAAGCAAAAAAATATGCAGAGCAAACAACATCTCATCATTTTCTTGCCTGTGAGCAAGCCCTTATTAATAGTGCTGCAGGAAGCATGTTTTTCCTGCCCAAACGAAGATTTGAGAGGAGTGGGGGAGATGCTCAtcaggggtctggcactaattgCTAAACCTCTAGCAGACCCCTCCTCTCTTCTAAAAGGACCTTCCCATTTCACCCCTCTCAACCTCCTTTTGGTGAGTGATACTGCTAGATAAATGCACCTACCAATGGTTTGCCCCAGGAttggggtgggaggggggggggacaaGCTACCTGCAGGAAATTGATTGGGAGGGCCCTCCTTAGATGGGGATTTTGACATTTACCCACTGATTTCAGGTCAGGAGTTTGACCTACCTGCCATGTTAGGAGTCCAGCAGGTGAttttgaaaacctgaaaatgtcaTATTCCCCTGGGCTGGCAAATCTCAATGCAAAGCTGGTAAATCTCAATAACAAAGTGATCACCTCCCTGATTAAGAAAGCTTGTATTACTGAAAgtacataaatttttaaaaaatgtttccatgCTGCATTTTAGATGATTGAGACAAACTGC
The sequence above is a segment of the Pocillopora verrucosa isolate sample1 chromosome 5, ASM3666991v2, whole genome shotgun sequence genome. Coding sequences within it:
- the LOC131792285 gene encoding leucine-rich repeat-containing protein 9-like isoform X3 — translated: MRGSREEKADSASSGEDEESLRELKQAIQASSKGAKKTKNKCQLHELCTVNGIKFEKLQKGAGKNVASLEMFFSGFPKIIGMENFPDLQNLTLMGQQITMLENLDCLPNLTELCVSESKITAISGLDGCKKLKKQFLYNNKIKKIENISHLEQLSVLWLNNNNIIAIEGLEKLLYFLDLNLAGNRITEIGNSLNGNFHLKTLNLSANCMASLKMGVRKTGSINRDSGIEIPEAWMPTIKKHNNRRAV
- the LOC131792285 gene encoding leucine-rich repeat-containing protein 9-like isoform X1; this translates as MRGSREEKADSASSGEDEESLRELKQAIQASSKGAKKTKNKCQLHELCTVNGIKFEKLQKGAGKNVASLEMFFSGFPKIIGMENFPDLQNLTLMGQQITMLENLDCLPNLTELCVSESKITAISGLDGCKKLKKQFLYNNKIKKIENISHLEQLSVLWLNNNNIIAIEGLEKLLYLLDLNLAGNGITEIGNSLNGNFNLKTLNLSANCMASLKMGVRKTGSINRDSGIEIPEALIPMIKKHNNRRAVRQQTAKGANH
- the LOC131792285 gene encoding leucine-rich repeat-containing protein 9-like isoform X4, with the translated sequence MRGSREEKADSASSGEDEESLRELCTVNGIKFEKLQKGAGKNVASLEMFFSGFPKIIGMENFPDLQNLTLMGQQITMLENLDCLPNLTELCVSESKITAISGLDGCKKLKKQFLYNNKIKKIENISHLEQLSVLWLNNNNIIAIEGLEKLLYLLDLNLAGNGITEIGNSLNGNFNLKTLNLSANCMASLKMGVRKTGSINRDSGIEIPEALIPMIKKHNNRRAVRQQTAKGANH
- the LOC131792285 gene encoding leucine-rich repeat-containing protein 9-like isoform X2, giving the protein MRGSREEKADSASSGEDEESLRELAIQASSKGAKKTKNKCQLHELCTVNGIKFEKLQKGAGKNVASLEMFFSGFPKIIGMENFPDLQNLTLMGQQITMLENLDCLPNLTELCVSESKITAISGLDGCKKLKKQFLYNNKIKKIENISHLEQLSVLWLNNNNIIAIEGLEKLLYLLDLNLAGNGITEIGNSLNGNFNLKTLNLSANCMASLKMGVRKTGSINRDSGIEIPEALIPMIKKHNNRRAVRQQTAKGANH